One window of Streptomyces sp. NBC_00273 genomic DNA carries:
- a CDS encoding cyclophilin-like fold protein: protein MQIRISWPAGQLTATLDETPTSKALAEALPISASANTWGEEVYFDTGVTVALEDDAQQVVAPGTVAFWTEGDALALPYGPTPISRGGESRLASPCNVLGSFDGDPRLLSTVRDGDPVRVELA, encoded by the coding sequence ATGCAGATACGAATCTCCTGGCCCGCGGGCCAGCTCACCGCAACCCTCGACGAGACCCCGACCAGCAAGGCGCTGGCCGAGGCCCTTCCGATTTCCGCCTCCGCCAACACCTGGGGCGAGGAGGTCTACTTCGACACCGGGGTCACTGTCGCCCTGGAGGACGACGCCCAGCAGGTCGTCGCCCCCGGCACGGTCGCGTTCTGGACCGAGGGCGACGCCCTCGCGCTGCCCTACGGCCCCACACCCATCTCACGCGGAGGCGAGAGCCGCCTCGCGAGCCCGTGCAACGTGCTCGGCTCGTTCGACGGCGACCCCCGCCTGTTGTCCACCGTCCGCGACGGCGATCCCGTCCGCGTGGAACTCGCCTGA
- the cydB gene encoding cytochrome d ubiquinol oxidase subunit II translates to MQLHDVWFVLIAVLWTGYFFLEGFDFGVGVLTKLLARDRTEKRVLINTIGPVWDGNEVWLLTAGGATFAAFPDWYATLFSGFYLPLLLILICLIIRGVAFEYRHKRPEDRWQTNWEHAIFWTSLIPAFLWGVAFANIVRGVKIDENKEYVGTFLDLLNVYSILGGLVTLTLFTFHGTVFTSLKTVGDIRDRSRKLATRLGVVTAVLALVFLIWTQVSRGDGQSLIAMIVAVLALVGALGFNLVGREGWSFALSGVTIAAAVAMLFLTLFPNVMPSSLNEAWNLTVTNSSSSAYTLKIMTWCAAVATPLVLLYQGWTYWVFRKRIGTQHIVDVH, encoded by the coding sequence ATGCAACTCCACGATGTCTGGTTCGTACTCATCGCCGTCCTGTGGACCGGCTACTTCTTCCTGGAAGGCTTCGACTTCGGAGTCGGCGTACTGACCAAGCTGCTCGCCCGTGACCGCACGGAGAAGCGGGTCCTGATCAACACGATCGGGCCCGTGTGGGACGGGAACGAGGTCTGGCTGCTCACCGCGGGCGGTGCCACCTTCGCCGCCTTCCCCGACTGGTACGCCACCCTCTTCTCGGGCTTCTACCTGCCGCTGCTGCTCATCCTGATCTGCCTCATCATCCGTGGCGTCGCCTTCGAGTACCGGCACAAGCGCCCCGAGGACCGGTGGCAGACCAACTGGGAACACGCGATCTTCTGGACCTCGCTGATCCCCGCGTTTCTGTGGGGCGTCGCCTTCGCCAACATCGTGCGCGGCGTCAAGATTGACGAGAACAAGGAGTACGTCGGGACCTTCCTCGACCTGCTCAACGTCTACTCGATCCTCGGCGGACTGGTCACCCTCACCCTGTTCACCTTCCACGGCACGGTCTTCACCTCGCTCAAGACCGTCGGTGACATCCGCGACCGCTCGCGGAAGCTGGCGACCCGGCTGGGCGTGGTCACCGCCGTGCTGGCCCTGGTCTTCCTGATCTGGACCCAGGTCTCGCGCGGCGACGGCCAGAGCCTGATCGCGATGATCGTCGCGGTGCTGGCGCTGGTCGGGGCCCTCGGCTTCAACCTGGTCGGCCGCGAGGGCTGGTCGTTCGCACTGTCCGGGGTCACCATCGCGGCGGCCGTCGCGATGCTCTTCCTCACGCTCTTCCCGAACGTCATGCCGTCCTCGCTGAACGAGGCCTGGAACCTCACGGTCACCAACTCCTCGTCCAGCGCGTACACCCTGAAGATCATGACCTGGTGCGCGGCCGTGGCCACCCCGCTCGTACTGCTCTACCAAGGCTGGACGTACTGGGTGTTCCGCAAGAGGATCGGGACCCAGCACATCGTCGATGTGCACTGA
- a CDS encoding LacI family DNA-binding transcriptional regulator: MTAAGKHQVSRTETTRRAAGRQGRAGIRDVAAAAGVSITTVSDALNGKGRLPDATRRHVREVADRLGYRPSAAARTLRTGKSGLIGLTVTTYGDEPFTFTEFAYFAEMARAATSAALARGYALVILPATSRHDVWSNVALDGTVVIDPSDHDPVVTELVRQGLPVVSDGRPAGSLPVTAWVDNDHEAAVLGLLDHLAAAGARRIGLLTGTTTDTYTRLSTTAYLSWCERVGQDPVYESYPAHDPCAGAVAADRLLARPDRPDAVYGLFDPNGTDLLAAARRYGLRVPEDLLLVCCSESTVYANTEPPITTLSLKPRRIGTAVVQLLIDAIEGVDTGRPVEQVVPTELIIRTSSQRRQPRTTISPPRSPAQD; this comes from the coding sequence ATGACAGCAGCAGGGAAGCATCAGGTGAGCCGGACCGAGACCACCCGGCGGGCCGCCGGCCGACAGGGCCGGGCCGGCATCAGGGACGTGGCCGCAGCGGCGGGCGTCTCCATCACGACCGTCTCCGACGCGCTCAATGGCAAGGGACGGCTGCCCGACGCCACCCGCCGCCACGTTCGCGAAGTGGCCGACCGGCTGGGCTACCGCCCCTCGGCCGCCGCCCGCACCCTCCGTACCGGCAAGTCCGGCCTCATCGGCCTGACCGTGACGACGTACGGGGATGAACCTTTCACCTTCACCGAATTCGCCTACTTCGCCGAGATGGCCAGGGCCGCCACCTCCGCCGCGCTCGCCCGCGGCTACGCCCTGGTCATCCTCCCCGCCACCTCCCGACACGACGTGTGGTCCAACGTCGCCCTCGACGGCACCGTCGTCATCGACCCCTCCGACCACGATCCCGTCGTCACCGAACTGGTCCGCCAAGGCCTGCCCGTGGTCTCCGACGGCCGCCCCGCAGGCTCCCTCCCCGTCACCGCCTGGGTCGACAACGACCACGAGGCCGCCGTACTCGGCCTGCTCGACCACCTCGCCGCCGCCGGCGCCCGCCGGATCGGACTGCTGACCGGGACCACCACCGACACCTACACCCGGCTCTCCACCACCGCCTACCTCAGCTGGTGCGAGCGCGTCGGCCAGGACCCCGTCTACGAGTCCTACCCCGCCCACGACCCGTGCGCGGGCGCCGTCGCCGCCGACCGGCTCCTCGCCCGCCCCGACCGGCCCGACGCGGTCTACGGGCTCTTCGACCCCAACGGCACCGATCTGCTCGCCGCCGCCCGCCGCTACGGCCTGCGCGTCCCCGAGGACCTGCTGCTCGTGTGCTGCAGCGAATCCACCGTCTACGCCAACACCGAGCCGCCCATCACCACCCTGTCCCTCAAACCCCGCCGCATCGGCACCGCCGTCGTGCAACTGCTCATCGATGCGATCGAGGGAGTGGACACCGGACGCCCCGTCGAACAGGTCGTCCCGACCGAACTCATCATCCGTACCTCTTCACAGCGCAGGCAGCCCCGCACGACCATCAGCCCGCCCCGTTCGCCGGCCCAGGACTGA
- the cydD gene encoding thiol reductant ABC exporter subunit CydD: MKPIDPRLLRYARSTRLFLGAVVALGLARAGLVVGQAMLIAEIVVGAFERGLDGQALRTPLLLLAAVALGRGLIAWLTELAAHRAGAAVKSELRGRLLDRAAELGPGWLAGQRTGSLVSLATRGVDALDDYFSRYLPQLGLAVVVPVAVLARVVTEDWVSAAIIVVTLPLIPVFMILIGMATQSRMDRQWRLLSRLSGHFLDVVAGLPTLKVFGRAKAQAESIRKITDDYRRATMRTLRIAFLSSFALELLATLSVALVAVTIGMRLVHGELDLYTGLVILILAPEAYLPLRQVGAQYHAAAEGLAAAEEIFEVLETPTTGTAGTAELPGGAPLRIEIEGIAVRYEGRGEDSPRPVSLTVGPGECVALTGPSGAGKSTLLQVLLGFVTPTAGRVRVAGVDLAELSPAQWRQQIAWVPQRPHLFAGTIAENVRLARKGASEADVTEALKDAGAWEFVTALPRGVETPLGEGGVGLSAGQRQRLALARAFLADRPVLLLDEPTAALDGETEAGIVDAVRRLSVGRTVLLVVHRPALLAVADRVVAMEAGDDPEEPFAEGTLPRRAASPVGAELLSSSGAAGDRGEHVPDAGEWILGAARERAEAGGGSGPAGSGAAASGAAGSGPVGSGLAGSGAADDPLRRVRAVARAWQGRFRLGLLLGALAVGCSVGLMAVSGWLISRASQQPPVLYLMVAVTATRAFGMGRAVFRYAERLVSHDAVLRMLADLRVSVYRRLERIAPAGLREHRRGDLLARLVADTDTLQDYWLRWLLPVGTAVLVGSGSVAFTAWLLPEAGAVLAVGLLAAGVAVPLVSGACARRAERRLAPARGELATRVADLLTGTAELTVAGALEDRKGRTRESDGLLTRIAARGSAAAGLGGGLSALVCGLTVVAAAAVAANAVQDGRLSGVAMAVAVLTPLAAFEAVNGLPLAVQYRQRVRRSAERVYEVIDAPVPVAEPEQPAAAPASPFPLRLTGLTARHPGQERAALRDVELTLEAGRRIAVVGPSGSGKTTLAQVLLRFLDPAEGAYSLGGSDARTLDGDDVRVLVGLCAQDAHIFDSSVRENLRLARTGASEEQLRQALAAARLLEWADGLPDGLDTLVGEHGERISGGQRQRLALARALLADFPVLVLDEPAEHLDLATADALTADLLAATEGRTTVLITHRLAGLEAVDEVLVLDRGEVVQRGPYAELAAAEGPLQQLLARERATDGTLANFPRQ, encoded by the coding sequence GTGAAACCGATCGACCCGCGCCTGCTGCGGTACGCCCGTTCCACCCGCCTCTTCCTGGGGGCGGTGGTGGCCCTGGGGCTTGCCAGGGCGGGGTTGGTCGTCGGTCAGGCGATGCTGATCGCCGAGATCGTGGTCGGAGCCTTCGAGCGGGGGCTCGACGGCCAGGCCCTCCGGACGCCACTGCTACTGCTCGCGGCGGTGGCGCTCGGACGCGGGCTGATCGCCTGGCTCACGGAACTGGCCGCGCACCGGGCGGGCGCGGCGGTCAAGTCGGAGCTGCGGGGCAGGCTGCTGGACCGGGCCGCGGAGCTCGGGCCCGGCTGGCTGGCCGGCCAGCGGACGGGATCGCTGGTGTCACTGGCCACCCGGGGCGTGGACGCGCTCGACGACTACTTCTCCCGCTACCTGCCCCAGCTGGGGCTCGCGGTGGTCGTGCCGGTCGCCGTGCTGGCCCGCGTCGTCACCGAGGACTGGGTGTCGGCGGCCATCATCGTGGTGACGCTGCCGCTGATCCCCGTGTTCATGATCCTCATCGGCATGGCCACCCAGTCCCGGATGGACCGCCAGTGGCGGCTGCTGTCCCGGCTCTCCGGGCACTTCCTCGACGTGGTGGCCGGGCTTCCCACCCTGAAGGTCTTCGGCCGGGCCAAGGCGCAGGCCGAGTCGATCCGCAAGATCACCGATGACTACCGGCGCGCGACGATGCGGACCCTGCGCATCGCCTTCCTCTCTTCCTTCGCCCTGGAACTGCTGGCGACGCTGTCGGTGGCCCTGGTGGCCGTGACCATCGGCATGCGGCTGGTCCACGGCGAACTGGACCTCTACACCGGGCTGGTCATCCTCATCCTGGCGCCCGAGGCCTACCTGCCGCTGCGGCAGGTGGGGGCCCAGTACCACGCTGCCGCCGAAGGGCTGGCGGCCGCCGAGGAGATCTTCGAGGTCCTGGAGACCCCCACCACCGGTACGGCCGGTACCGCCGAGCTGCCGGGCGGCGCTCCCCTGCGGATCGAGATCGAGGGGATCGCCGTCCGCTACGAGGGCCGCGGCGAGGACTCGCCCCGGCCGGTCTCGCTCACGGTCGGGCCGGGGGAGTGCGTGGCCCTCACCGGGCCGAGCGGAGCGGGGAAGTCCACCCTGCTCCAGGTGTTGCTGGGATTCGTGACGCCGACCGCCGGGCGGGTCCGGGTCGCGGGCGTGGACCTGGCCGAGCTGTCGCCGGCGCAGTGGCGGCAGCAGATCGCCTGGGTGCCACAGCGGCCGCACCTGTTCGCAGGAACGATCGCAGAGAACGTGCGGCTGGCCCGTAAGGGGGCCTCCGAGGCCGATGTGACCGAGGCGTTGAAGGACGCCGGGGCCTGGGAGTTCGTGACCGCGCTGCCGCGCGGGGTGGAGACCCCGCTGGGCGAGGGCGGTGTGGGACTGTCCGCCGGTCAGCGGCAGCGGCTGGCCCTGGCACGCGCGTTCCTCGCGGACCGGCCCGTGCTGCTGCTGGACGAGCCGACGGCGGCGCTGGACGGCGAGACCGAGGCGGGGATCGTGGACGCGGTCCGGCGGCTGTCCGTCGGGCGGACCGTGCTGTTGGTGGTGCACCGGCCGGCGCTGCTCGCCGTCGCGGACCGGGTGGTGGCGATGGAGGCGGGCGACGACCCCGAGGAGCCGTTCGCCGAGGGGACGCTCCCCCGCCGTGCCGCTTCCCCGGTCGGCGCCGAGCTGCTGTCCTCCTCCGGCGCAGCCGGTGACCGCGGCGAGCACGTCCCGGATGCCGGGGAGTGGATCCTCGGCGCGGCGCGCGAGCGGGCGGAGGCCGGCGGCGGCTCGGGCCCGGCCGGCTCGGGTGCGGCCGCGTCCGGTGCGGCTGGTTCGGGCCCGGTCGGTTCGGGCCTGGCAGGTTCGGGCGCGGCCGATGATCCGCTGCGCCGGGTGCGGGCGGTCGCCCGGGCGTGGCAAGGGCGGTTCAGGCTCGGGCTGTTGCTCGGGGCGCTGGCCGTCGGATGCAGCGTCGGCCTGATGGCCGTGTCGGGCTGGCTGATCTCGCGGGCCTCACAGCAGCCGCCCGTGCTCTACCTGATGGTGGCCGTCACGGCCACCCGCGCCTTTGGAATGGGCCGCGCCGTCTTCCGTTACGCCGAGCGGCTCGTCTCGCACGACGCCGTGCTGCGGATGCTCGCCGATCTGCGGGTCTCCGTCTACCGCCGACTGGAGCGCATCGCGCCCGCCGGGCTGCGCGAGCACCGGCGCGGGGACCTGCTGGCCCGGCTGGTGGCCGACACCGACACACTGCAGGACTACTGGCTGCGCTGGCTGCTGCCCGTCGGTACGGCCGTGCTCGTCGGATCGGGTTCGGTCGCCTTCACCGCATGGCTGCTGCCGGAGGCCGGAGCCGTACTCGCCGTCGGACTGCTCGCCGCCGGTGTCGCGGTACCGCTGGTCAGCGGTGCCTGCGCCCGCCGTGCGGAGCGAAGGCTCGCGCCGGCCCGGGGCGAACTCGCCACCCGGGTGGCTGATCTGCTCACCGGGACCGCGGAGCTGACCGTGGCCGGTGCGCTGGAGGACCGCAAGGGCCGGACGCGCGAGAGCGACGGCTTGCTGACGCGCATCGCCGCGCGGGGCTCGGCCGCGGCCGGGCTGGGTGGCGGCCTGTCGGCCCTGGTGTGCGGGCTCACCGTCGTGGCCGCCGCGGCCGTTGCCGCGAACGCAGTCCAGGACGGACGGCTGTCCGGGGTTGCCATGGCCGTCGCGGTCCTGACGCCGCTGGCCGCCTTCGAGGCGGTGAACGGACTTCCGCTCGCCGTCCAGTACCGCCAGCGGGTGCGCCGTAGTGCCGAGCGGGTCTACGAGGTCATCGACGCGCCGGTCCCGGTCGCCGAGCCGGAACAACCCGCCGCGGCCCCCGCCTCGCCGTTCCCGCTGCGGCTGACGGGGCTCACCGCCCGCCACCCCGGCCAGGAGCGTGCCGCGCTGCGGGACGTGGAGCTGACCCTGGAGGCCGGCCGCCGCATCGCCGTCGTCGGTCCCTCGGGGTCCGGCAAGACCACCCTGGCCCAGGTCCTGCTCCGGTTCCTGGACCCGGCCGAAGGCGCGTACAGCCTGGGCGGGAGCGACGCGCGCACGCTCGACGGCGACGACGTACGGGTCCTCGTGGGCCTGTGCGCCCAGGACGCGCACATCTTCGACAGCTCGGTACGGGAGAACCTGCGCCTGGCCCGGACCGGGGCGAGCGAGGAGCAGCTGCGGCAGGCGCTGGCCGCGGCCCGGCTGTTGGAGTGGGCCGACGGCCTTCCGGACGGGCTGGACACGTTGGTCGGCGAGCACGGCGAGCGGATCTCGGGTGGTCAGCGCCAGCGGCTGGCCCTGGCCCGGGCGCTGCTCGCGGACTTCCCTGTGCTGGTCCTGGACGAGCCGGCCGAGCATCTGGACCTGGCCACGGCGGACGCCCTGACGGCGGACCTGCTGGCCGCGACCGAGGGCCGGACCACCGTGCTGATCACACACCGGCTGGCCGGCCTGGAGGCGGTCGACGAGGTGCTCGTGCTGGACCGCGGCGAGGTCGTGCAGCGCGGCCCGTACGCGGAGCTGGCCGCCGCCGAGGGGCCGTTGCAGCAGCTGCTGGCGCGCGAAAGGGCAACGGACGGCACTTTGGCCAACTTTCCCCGCCAATAG
- a CDS encoding sensor histidine kinase, translated as MAATQATRSLQGLSTELTARVPQLLEAMRSVGTGLELHSTLDRICETAAELADARYAAIGVVDTEGRGLSDFVTHGISSAQARKIGHRPDGKRGLLGALISHSDTVRLADLTKDPRSAGFPPHHPPMKTFLGVPIRVQGEIFGNLYLAEKNGGGEFNDYDVHMVRVLATEAGIAIGNARLYEAATQRERWIDGSVAVTTALLSGGDADDALAVVAEQARRLADSAAGIVMLPAEEGGMEIVAVSSENPATSLGVVMGAESPVVDRLLEGEPVFVDDAASDPRMASKLTSRYGPCMLLPLQSGGRVLGALVTPRARGGRPFTEAERTLATQFASQAALALMMAEAQRDRERLAVFEDRDRIARDLHDLVIQRLFATGLMLEGAQRRSIVPEVRDGVGKAVDELDVTIQEIRTAIFALQQGPAEAPSGLRTRVLREINMAAVPLGFKPAHRFLGPVDTVVGELVGKNLIAALREALSNAFRHAEATRIDVVIDSTITLADGRPGVRLEVADDGVGIPQGGRRSGLRNLRRRAESLGGASSYGPGIGEDGGGTTVVWEAPLQPDV; from the coding sequence ATGGCTGCCACCCAGGCCACCAGAAGTCTGCAGGGACTGTCCACCGAGCTCACGGCCCGAGTACCGCAACTGCTGGAGGCCATGAGGTCGGTCGGGACCGGGCTGGAGCTGCACTCGACGCTGGACCGCATCTGCGAGACCGCGGCCGAGCTCGCAGACGCCCGCTACGCGGCGATCGGGGTCGTCGACACGGAGGGCCGCGGACTCTCGGACTTCGTCACCCACGGGATCAGCTCCGCGCAGGCCCGGAAGATCGGACACCGCCCCGACGGGAAACGGGGCCTGCTCGGAGCGCTGATCTCGCACTCCGACACGGTGCGGCTCGCCGATCTGACGAAGGACCCGCGCTCGGCGGGGTTCCCGCCGCACCACCCGCCCATGAAGACCTTCCTCGGAGTGCCGATCCGGGTGCAGGGAGAGATCTTCGGCAATCTCTACCTCGCCGAGAAGAACGGCGGCGGCGAGTTCAACGACTACGACGTCCACATGGTCCGGGTACTGGCCACCGAGGCGGGCATCGCCATCGGCAACGCCCGGCTGTACGAGGCCGCCACGCAGCGCGAGCGCTGGATCGACGGCTCGGTGGCCGTCACCACCGCTCTCCTGTCCGGCGGTGACGCGGACGATGCGCTCGCTGTGGTCGCCGAACAGGCCCGCCGGCTGGCCGACTCCGCCGCCGGGATCGTCATGCTGCCGGCCGAGGAGGGCGGGATGGAGATCGTCGCCGTCTCCTCCGAGAACCCGGCCACCTCGCTCGGTGTGGTGATGGGGGCCGAGAGCCCGGTGGTGGACCGGCTGCTGGAGGGCGAGCCGGTCTTCGTGGACGACGCCGCGTCCGATCCCCGCATGGCCAGCAAGCTCACCAGCCGGTACGGCCCGTGCATGCTGCTGCCGCTGCAGAGCGGCGGGCGGGTGCTGGGCGCGCTGGTCACCCCCCGGGCCCGCGGTGGGCGTCCGTTCACCGAGGCCGAGCGGACCCTGGCCACCCAGTTCGCCTCGCAGGCGGCGCTCGCCCTGATGATGGCCGAGGCACAGCGCGACCGCGAGCGGCTGGCGGTGTTCGAGGACCGCGACCGGATCGCCCGCGACCTGCACGACCTGGTCATCCAACGGCTCTTCGCCACCGGGTTGATGCTGGAGGGCGCCCAGCGCCGGTCCATCGTCCCCGAGGTGCGCGACGGCGTGGGCAAGGCCGTGGACGAACTGGACGTGACGATTCAGGAGATCCGCACCGCGATCTTCGCCCTCCAACAGGGTCCGGCGGAGGCTCCGTCCGGGTTGCGTACCCGAGTGCTGCGGGAGATCAACATGGCCGCGGTGCCCCTGGGCTTCAAGCCCGCGCACCGCTTCCTCGGCCCGGTCGACACGGTCGTCGGTGAGCTGGTGGGCAAGAACCTGATCGCCGCGCTGCGTGAGGCCCTGTCGAACGCCTTCCGTCACGCCGAGGCGACCCGGATCGACGTGGTCATCGACTCCACCATCACGCTCGCCGACGGCCGCCCTGGGGTCCGGCTGGAGGTAGCCGACGACGGGGTGGGCATCCCGCAGGGCGGCCGCCGCAGCGGGCTGCGGAACCTGCGCCGACGGGCCGAGTCGTTGGGCGGCGCGAGCTCGTACGGGCCGGGCATCGGCGAGGACGGAGGCGGGACCACCGTGGTGTGGGAGGCCCCGCTCCAACCCGATGTCTAG
- the hisC gene encoding histidinol-phosphate transaminase: protein MSEKSPKLRAELDGIPTYKPGKPAAAGGPVAYKLSSNENPYPPLSGVLETAVAAAGNFNRYPDMACTGLVNELAERFGVPVEHIATGTGSVGVAQSLIQSTAGPGDEVIYAWRSFEAYPIITQISGATSVRVPLTDGDVHDLDAMAAAITDRTRLIFVCNPNNPTGTAVRRAELERFLDQVPSDVLVVLDEAYREFVRDADVPDGIELYRDRPNVAVLRTFSKAYGLAGLRVGFAVAHEPVAAALRKTAVPFGVSQLAQDAAVASLRAEDELMGRVGALVSERTRVHETLVAQGWTVPDTQANFVWMRLGERTAEFAAACEKAGVVVRPFAGEGLRVTIGETEANDLFLHTAEAFFKEL, encoded by the coding sequence GTGAGCGAGAAGAGCCCGAAGCTGCGCGCCGAGCTGGACGGCATTCCGACGTACAAGCCCGGCAAGCCGGCTGCCGCGGGAGGGCCTGTCGCGTACAAGCTGTCCTCGAACGAGAACCCGTACCCGCCGCTGTCGGGCGTGCTGGAGACCGCGGTCGCCGCGGCCGGGAACTTCAACCGGTACCCCGACATGGCCTGCACCGGCCTCGTGAACGAGCTCGCCGAGCGCTTCGGCGTGCCGGTCGAGCACATCGCCACGGGCACCGGCTCGGTCGGCGTGGCCCAGTCGCTGATCCAGTCGACCGCCGGGCCGGGCGACGAGGTGATCTACGCCTGGCGCTCCTTCGAGGCGTACCCGATCATCACGCAGATCTCGGGCGCGACCTCGGTGCGGGTCCCGCTGACCGACGGCGACGTCCACGACCTGGACGCGATGGCCGCGGCGATCACCGACCGGACCCGGCTGATCTTCGTTTGCAACCCGAACAACCCCACCGGCACGGCCGTGCGCCGCGCCGAGCTGGAGCGCTTCCTGGACCAGGTGCCCTCGGACGTCCTGGTGGTCCTGGACGAGGCGTACCGCGAGTTCGTGCGGGACGCGGACGTACCGGACGGCATCGAGCTCTACCGCGACCGCCCGAACGTCGCCGTGCTGCGTACGTTCTCCAAGGCGTACGGCCTGGCCGGTCTGCGGGTCGGCTTCGCGGTCGCGCACGAGCCGGTCGCGGCGGCGCTGCGCAAGACGGCGGTGCCCTTCGGCGTCAGCCAGCTCGCGCAGGACGCGGCGGTGGCTTCGCTGCGCGCCGAGGACGAGCTGATGGGCCGCGTCGGGGCGCTGGTGAGCGAGCGCACGCGGGTGCACGAGACGCTGGTCGCCCAGGGTTGGACCGTTCCGGACACGCAGGCGAACTTCGTGTGGATGCGGCTGGGTGAGCGGACCGCCGAGTTCGCGGCTGCCTGCGAGAAGGCCGGTGTGGTGGTCCGGCCCTTCGCGGGCGAGGGCCTGCGGGTCACGATCGGTGAGACCGAGGCGAACGACCTCTTCCTGCACACGGCCGAGGCGTTCTTCAAGGAGCTCTAG
- a CDS encoding cytochrome ubiquinol oxidase subunit I, producing the protein MDLALAPETLARWQFGITTVYHFLFVPLTISLAALTAGLQTAWVRTEKEKYLRATKFWGKLFLINIAMGVVTGIVQEFQFGMNWSDYSRFVGDIFGAPLAFEALIAFFFESTFIGLWIFGWDKLPKKIHLACIWMVSMGTVLSAYFILAANSWMQHPVGYRINEERGRAELTDFWLVLTQNTALTQFFHTITAAFLVGGAFMAGISAFHLARKKHVPVMRSSLRLGLIVMIIAGMGTAISGDLLGKVMYKQQPMKMAAAEALWDGEAPAPFSVFAYGDVDKGHNKVAIEIPGLLSFLANDDFTSFVPGINDVNKAEQEKYGPGDYRPNIAVAYWGFRWMIGFGMASLGIGALGLWLTRKRFMLPAQLRTGEDEVPHLVLFKKPLSPKFTNLYWIVALWTMGFPLIANSWGWIFTEMGRQPWVVYGVLRTRDAVSPNVSQAEVLTSMIGFTLLYAVLAVIEVKLLVKYVKAGPPELTEADLNPPTKIGGDDKNPDRPMAFSY; encoded by the coding sequence GTGGACCTAGCTTTGGCGCCGGAGACATTGGCGCGATGGCAGTTCGGTATAACGACCGTCTACCACTTCCTGTTCGTACCCCTGACGATCTCGCTCGCCGCCCTGACGGCGGGCTTGCAGACGGCGTGGGTGCGCACCGAGAAGGAGAAGTACCTCAGAGCCACGAAGTTCTGGGGGAAGCTCTTCTTGATCAATATCGCGATGGGTGTCGTCACCGGCATCGTCCAGGAGTTCCAGTTCGGCATGAACTGGTCCGACTACTCGCGATTCGTCGGCGACATCTTCGGGGCCCCCCTGGCCTTCGAAGCGCTGATCGCCTTCTTCTTCGAGTCGACCTTCATCGGTCTGTGGATCTTCGGCTGGGACAAGCTGCCGAAGAAGATCCACCTGGCGTGCATCTGGATGGTGTCCATGGGCACCGTCCTGTCCGCCTATTTCATCCTGGCGGCCAATTCCTGGATGCAGCACCCGGTCGGGTACCGCATCAACGAAGAGCGGGGCCGGGCCGAGCTCACCGACTTCTGGCTCGTACTGACCCAGAACACCGCGCTCACCCAGTTCTTCCACACGATCACGGCCGCCTTCCTGGTCGGCGGCGCGTTCATGGCCGGCATCTCCGCCTTCCACCTGGCACGCAAGAAGCACGTCCCCGTGATGCGGAGCTCGCTGCGCCTCGGCCTGATCGTCATGATCATCGCTGGTATGGGCACGGCGATCAGCGGTGACCTGCTCGGCAAGGTGATGTACAAGCAGCAGCCCATGAAGATGGCCGCTGCGGAAGCGCTGTGGGACGGCGAGGCGCCCGCGCCCTTCTCCGTCTTCGCCTACGGAGACGTCGACAAGGGCCACAACAAGGTCGCGATAGAGATCCCCGGCCTGCTGTCCTTCCTGGCCAACGACGACTTCACCTCATTCGTCCCGGGCATCAACGACGTCAACAAGGCCGAGCAGGAGAAGTACGGCCCCGGCGACTACCGGCCCAACATCGCCGTCGCCTACTGGGGCTTCCGCTGGATGATCGGCTTCGGCATGGCCTCCCTCGGCATCGGAGCACTGGGCCTGTGGCTGACCCGCAAGCGGTTCATGCTGCCGGCGCAGCTGCGGACCGGGGAGGACGAGGTCCCGCACCTGGTCCTCTTCAAGAAGCCGCTGAGCCCGAAGTTCACCAACCTGTACTGGATCGTCGCGCTCTGGACGATGGGCTTCCCGCTCATAGCCAACTCCTGGGGCTGGATCTTCACCGAGATGGGTCGCCAGCCCTGGGTCGTCTACGGAGTCCTGCGCACCAGGGACGCGGTCTCGCCGAACGTGTCCCAGGCCGAGGTGCTCACCTCGATGATCGGGTTCACGCTCCTGTACGCGGTGCTGGCCGTGATCGAGGTCAAGCTCCTCGTCAAATACGTCAAGGCCGGACCGCCCGAACTCACCGAGGCAGACCTCAACCCACCCACCAAGATCGGTGGGGACGACAAGAACCCCGACCGGCCGATGGCCTTCTCGTACTGA